The Aequorivita sublithincola DSM 14238 genome window below encodes:
- a CDS encoding NADP-dependent isocitrate dehydrogenase yields MTKSSKIIYTKTDEAPALATHSFLPIVEAFTAPANIELESKDISLATRILAVFPEFLKEEQRVNDDLAELGELAKKPEANIIKLPNISASLPQLNEAIEELQKKGFNIPDYPEAATSSEQKEIKAKYDKIKGSAVNPVLREGNSDRRAPKAVKNYAKKHPHSMGAWSSDSKSHVATMQHGDFFHNEKSLTLTADDTLSIVLVQNDGNKTVLKDNLRVLKGEIIDATVMSKKALVSFLEEQVKDAKEKKVLFSVHLKATMMKVSDPIIFGYVVKVYFEDLFKKYEDTFKKLGVDANNGLGDLENKLSELTAEKRNEILADIKKTIDENADLAMVNSEKGITNLHVPSDVIVDASMPSMIRNSGKMWGSDGKSHDTKAVIPDSSYAGIYEATIEFCKKHGAFDPTTMGTVPNVGLMAQKAEEYGSHDKTFEISADGKVQVLDASGKVIIEHNVEEGDIWRMCQVKDLPIQDWVKLAVSRARATGDPAIFWLDENRAHDAELIKKVNKYLPEHDTNGLNIKILSPEKATEYTLERVKAGKDTISVSGNVLRDYLTDLFPILELGTSAKMLSIVPLMNGGGLFETGAGGSAPKHVEQFLEEDHLRWDSLGEFLALAVSLEHLGTKYNNPKALVLADALDEATEKYLDNSKSPSRKVNEIDNRGSHFYLAMYWAEALSKQDKDQDLKTIFTPIAKELKENESKINQELIAVQGHSVDIGGYYEPTEKLVFEAMRPSKTFNNILSEIK; encoded by the coding sequence ATGACAAAATCTTCCAAAATTATATATACTAAAACCGATGAAGCACCGGCTTTGGCAACTCACTCATTTTTACCTATTGTTGAAGCGTTTACGGCTCCTGCAAACATAGAACTTGAAAGCAAGGACATTTCGCTAGCAACAAGAATCTTAGCGGTTTTTCCTGAGTTTTTAAAAGAAGAACAACGTGTAAACGACGATTTAGCTGAATTGGGCGAACTTGCCAAAAAACCAGAAGCTAACATAATCAAACTTCCAAATATCAGTGCTTCTTTACCACAGTTAAATGAAGCAATTGAAGAACTTCAAAAGAAAGGTTTCAATATTCCAGATTACCCAGAAGCTGCAACTTCTTCTGAACAAAAAGAAATAAAAGCTAAATACGATAAAATTAAAGGAAGTGCTGTAAATCCAGTACTTCGTGAAGGAAACAGTGATCGTCGCGCGCCAAAAGCAGTAAAAAATTACGCTAAAAAACATCCGCACAGTATGGGGGCTTGGAGTAGCGATAGCAAAAGCCACGTTGCCACAATGCAACACGGCGATTTCTTTCACAATGAAAAATCATTGACTTTGACTGCAGATGATACTTTAAGTATCGTTCTAGTTCAAAATGATGGCAATAAAACTGTTTTAAAAGACAATTTAAGAGTATTAAAAGGCGAAATAATCGACGCTACGGTTATGAGCAAGAAAGCATTGGTTTCCTTTTTAGAGGAACAAGTTAAAGATGCCAAAGAAAAGAAAGTACTATTTTCAGTGCATTTGAAAGCTACGATGATGAAGGTAAGCGATCCGATTATTTTCGGTTATGTTGTTAAAGTTTATTTTGAAGATCTTTTCAAAAAATATGAAGATACTTTCAAAAAGTTAGGTGTTGACGCAAATAACGGCCTTGGTGATCTTGAAAACAAGCTTTCAGAATTAACCGCTGAAAAAAGAAACGAAATTCTAGCCGATATTAAAAAAACAATTGATGAAAACGCAGACTTGGCAATGGTTAACAGTGAGAAAGGCATTACTAACCTTCACGTTCCAAGTGACGTTATTGTGGATGCCTCTATGCCTTCAATGATCCGTAATTCTGGGAAAATGTGGGGTTCAGATGGAAAAAGCCACGACACTAAAGCTGTGATTCCTGACAGTAGTTACGCAGGTATTTACGAAGCCACGATTGAATTCTGCAAAAAACATGGAGCCTTTGATCCAACTACGATGGGAACGGTGCCAAACGTAGGTTTAATGGCTCAAAAAGCAGAAGAATACGGAAGCCACGATAAAACTTTTGAAATTTCAGCAGATGGAAAAGTTCAAGTTTTAGATGCCTCTGGAAAAGTAATAATAGAACACAACGTTGAAGAAGGTGACATTTGGAGAATGTGCCAAGTGAAGGATTTGCCTATTCAAGATTGGGTAAAACTAGCAGTATCACGTGCTCGCGCAACAGGAGATCCTGCAATTTTCTGGCTAGATGAAAACCGTGCACACGATGCAGAACTGATCAAAAAAGTAAATAAATATCTTCCAGAGCACGATACTAATGGTTTGAATATAAAAATTCTTTCCCCAGAAAAAGCGACCGAATATACTTTGGAACGCGTAAAAGCTGGCAAAGACACTATCTCAGTTTCAGGAAATGTGTTGCGTGATTATTTGACAGACCTCTTCCCTATTTTGGAATTAGGAACCAGTGCAAAAATGCTTTCCATCGTTCCGTTAATGAATGGTGGCGGTTTGTTTGAAACTGGAGCCGGTGGTTCTGCGCCAAAACACGTTGAACAATTTCTAGAAGAAGACCATTTACGTTGGGATTCTTTAGGTGAATTTCTGGCTTTAGCTGTTTCTTTGGAACATTTAGGAACCAAATACAACAATCCAAAAGCCTTAGTTTTGGCGGATGCTTTAGATGAAGCAACGGAAAAATACTTGGACAACAGCAAATCTCCTTCGCGAAAAGTAAACGAAATTGACAACCGCGGAAGTCATTTTTATTTGGCTATGTATTGGGCCGAAGCGCTTTCAAAACAAGACAAGGATCAGGATTTGAAAACAATATTCACTCCAATAGCTAAAGAATTGAAAGAAAACGAATCCAAAATAAATCAGGAATTGATAGCCGTTCAAGGTCATTCAGTTGATATTGGCGGTTATTACGAACCAACCGAAAAGTTAGTTTTTGAAGCCATGAGACCAAGTAAAACTTTTAATAACATACTTTCAGAAATAAAGTAA
- a CDS encoding TonB-dependent receptor, protein MKKIILFLLFFGSIATFAQEKFTISGTISEADSGETLFGVNVLIPSLQTGTVTNQYGYYSITLPKGDYEIYYSSIGFATQKVEISLSENIKKDFELATDTESLDEVVIEANGENLNIRSSQMSANTLSSNTIKKIPVVLGEVDVIKAITLLPGVTSAGEGASGFNVRGGAADQNLILLDEATLYNSSHLFGFFSVFNPDAIKDLTLYKGGIPARYGGRISSVLDIYQKDGNKREYHASGGIGLVASRLLLEGPIKKDEASFLIGGRSSYAHLFLPLFNNDNVAYFYDLNAKLSYNVDNNNRLFLSGYFGRDVFEISDTFANSFGNTTLNLRWNHLFSDKLFSNLSLIYSDYYYGLELKFVEFDFDSGIRNFNLKYDFTNYISNNVDLRYGINSIYYNFNPGDVTPTTETSGINPFKLTDKYAWENAAYVDAEIDFSDKISVQAGLRLSTFNRLGQDELFLYENDSPINYNLSLDIYQKAKPIDTVSFSRSETIKSFANLEPRFSISYLLNDDSSIKASYNRMAQYIHLISNTTSPTPFDIYAPSGKYIEPQLADQVAVGYFRNFENYSLEVESFYKKVKNRLDYVDDADLIANDAIEQILLNGEARAYGLEVLFKKTTGKFQGWLAYTLSKSEQRTPGRTAIETGINNGEWYNSAWDKTHDISLTGQYELSKKWSFGANFIFQTGIPTTYPEGQYEYNGVVVPVYETRNSSRLSAFHRLDLSATWTPKPESTKRWKGEWVFSIYNAYDRKNAASISFSENTDIGQNEAVRLSIFGIIPSVTYNFKF, encoded by the coding sequence TTGAAAAAAATAATACTTTTTCTACTTTTCTTCGGAAGCATCGCAACTTTCGCACAGGAAAAATTTACGATCAGCGGCACCATTTCCGAAGCAGATTCTGGCGAAACTCTTTTTGGAGTAAACGTACTTATTCCTTCGCTTCAAACGGGAACTGTAACCAATCAGTACGGTTATTATTCCATAACGCTTCCAAAAGGCGATTATGAAATTTATTATAGCAGTATTGGTTTCGCCACTCAAAAAGTTGAAATTTCCCTTTCAGAAAACATAAAAAAAGACTTCGAATTAGCAACCGATACAGAAAGTCTAGATGAAGTTGTAATAGAAGCTAATGGTGAAAATCTAAACATTCGCAGTTCGCAGATGAGCGCCAATACGCTTTCTTCAAATACCATTAAAAAGATTCCTGTAGTTTTGGGCGAAGTTGATGTTATAAAAGCCATTACCTTACTTCCCGGAGTTACAAGTGCAGGTGAAGGCGCCAGTGGTTTCAACGTTCGCGGCGGTGCGGCAGATCAAAACCTAATCTTATTAGATGAAGCTACACTTTATAATTCTTCTCACTTGTTTGGTTTCTTTTCGGTTTTCAATCCAGATGCGATTAAGGATTTGACGCTTTACAAAGGAGGAATTCCAGCGCGCTACGGCGGACGGATTTCTTCAGTATTAGACATTTACCAAAAAGATGGTAACAAGCGAGAATATCACGCAAGCGGCGGAATTGGTCTTGTTGCAAGTCGTTTGCTTTTGGAGGGCCCAATAAAAAAAGATGAAGCTTCTTTCTTAATTGGCGGCCGTAGTAGTTATGCACATTTATTTCTTCCGCTATTTAACAATGATAACGTGGCCTATTTTTACGATCTAAACGCCAAACTAAGCTACAACGTTGACAATAACAATCGGCTATTTTTATCAGGTTACTTCGGAAGAGATGTTTTTGAAATTTCTGACACTTTCGCGAATAGCTTCGGAAATACAACTTTAAACCTTCGTTGGAATCATCTTTTTTCAGATAAATTATTTTCAAACCTTTCGCTTATCTATTCAGATTACTACTACGGTTTGGAGTTGAAATTTGTTGAATTTGATTTTGATAGCGGGATTCGAAACTTCAATTTAAAATATGATTTCACAAATTACATTTCAAACAACGTAGATTTACGCTACGGGATCAATAGTATTTACTACAATTTCAATCCCGGAGATGTAACGCCAACAACTGAAACTTCAGGAATAAACCCCTTCAAACTAACCGATAAATACGCTTGGGAAAACGCTGCCTATGTTGATGCTGAAATTGATTTCTCAGATAAAATTTCCGTTCAAGCAGGGCTTCGTCTTTCTACTTTTAACCGATTGGGGCAAGATGAATTGTTTTTATATGAAAACGACAGCCCAATAAATTACAACCTAAGTTTAGATATTTACCAAAAAGCAAAACCGATTGATACCGTTTCTTTCAGCCGAAGCGAAACCATAAAATCCTTCGCTAATTTGGAGCCGCGTTTTTCAATTTCCTATTTATTGAATGATGATTCGTCCATAAAAGCCAGTTATAATAGGATGGCGCAGTACATTCACTTAATTAGCAACACCACTTCGCCTACGCCGTTTGATATTTATGCTCCCAGTGGAAAATATATTGAACCACAGTTGGCAGACCAAGTAGCTGTGGGTTATTTCAGAAATTTTGAAAATTATTCTTTGGAAGTGGAAAGTTTTTATAAAAAGGTGAAAAATCGTTTAGATTATGTTGATGATGCAGATTTAATAGCCAATGATGCTATAGAACAAATTCTGCTGAATGGTGAGGCAAGAGCTTATGGTTTAGAGGTTCTTTTCAAAAAGACAACAGGGAAATTTCAAGGTTGGCTGGCTTATACCCTTTCAAAAAGTGAACAGCGCACACCAGGCAGGACAGCTATTGAAACTGGGATAAACAATGGCGAATGGTACAATTCTGCTTGGGACAAAACACACGATATCTCTTTAACTGGGCAATACGAGCTTTCAAAAAAATGGTCGTTTGGCGCAAATTTCATCTTCCAAACTGGAATACCAACCACCTATCCAGAAGGACAGTATGAATATAATGGCGTTGTAGTTCCGGTTTATGAAACTCGCAATAGCAGTCGTCTTTCTGCATTTCATCGTTTAGATCTCTCGGCTACTTGGACTCCAAAACCTGAAAGCACAAAACGTTGGAAAGGCGAATGGGTTTTTAGTATTTACAACGCTTACGACCGAAAAAACGCAGCTTCAATCAGTTTCAGTGAAAATACGGATATTGGTCAAAACGAAGCTGTTCGGCTTTCTATTTTCGGGATAATCCCTTCGGTTACCTATAATTTTAAATTTTAA
- a CDS encoding DUF4249 domain-containing protein yields the protein MKKLFLLVIFFGILTSCEDVIDVELNDAPPRLVIEANCNKTIESEQVQARVRLTTTKPFFGNENTIVDDAEVRIITEEGYIVNLEYFNDGTYTAPFPVESGKDYKLEVIYKDEIYTATEQLYTTSPLEFVEQRDDGGFTGEDIELKAFFTDPANETNFYFFEGLSQRGRVLDVSNDEFYNGNTIFGYYLVEDLASGDKVQFNLYGVNEAFYNFMFVLLQQTGGGGGPFETQPATVRGNIVNQTNPENYPLGYFRISEISTLNYTVE from the coding sequence ATGAAGAAGTTATTTTTATTAGTGATTTTCTTCGGAATTCTAACTTCTTGCGAAGATGTTATTGATGTTGAACTTAACGACGCACCGCCACGATTGGTAATTGAAGCTAATTGTAATAAAACCATTGAATCAGAACAAGTTCAGGCCAGAGTGAGGTTGACAACAACTAAACCATTTTTTGGAAACGAAAATACTATTGTTGATGATGCTGAAGTAAGAATAATTACTGAAGAAGGATATATTGTAAATCTAGAATATTTTAACGATGGTACTTATACGGCACCTTTCCCCGTAGAAAGTGGAAAAGATTACAAATTAGAAGTTATTTACAAGGATGAAATTTACACAGCTACTGAACAATTGTACACAACTTCACCTTTAGAATTTGTTGAACAGCGCGACGACGGAGGCTTCACGGGAGAAGACATTGAATTGAAAGCGTTCTTCACAGATCCAGCCAATGAAACAAATTTTTACTTTTTTGAAGGACTTTCACAACGAGGAAGAGTTTTAGACGTTTCTAATGATGAGTTTTACAATGGCAACACAATTTTCGGTTATTATTTGGTAGAAGATTTGGCTTCAGGAGATAAAGTTCAGTTCAACCTTTATGGTGTGAACGAAGCATTTTACAATTTTATGTTTGTGCTTTTGCAACAAACCGGCGGCGGCGGCGGACCTTTTGAAACACAACCTGCAACAGTTCGTGGAAATATAGTGAATCAAACAAATCCAGAAAATTATCCTTTGGGTTATTTTAGGATTTCTGAAATATCTACACTTAATTACACCGTTGAGTAA